aaaaattataatgatattaattttttactaGATATaatcaatgttatttttttacattcattttctctatatttaataaaatactaaaatcctctgcatttaaaaatattcattggggcagccctggtggctcagcggcttagcactgccttcagcccagggcctgatcctggagacccaggatcgagtcccatgtcaggctccctgcgtggagcctgcttctccctctgcctgtgtctctgcctctgtgtgtgtgtgtgtgtgtgtgtgtgtgtgtgtgtgtgtgtctcatgaataaataaataaaatctttaaaaaataaaaataaaaatattcattaaaataccaTTAAATACATTGATATGTCATCAAAATTTTATGcatatttcatcaatttttttctttatcactgtatGTGCATGTATTCTCCTAGTACCTGTGGAAATCACTTGTGAAGAATCAGTTCTCCATAGCTTTGTTGAAGACAGTGTTTTACCTTTAATAGTCTTTCTTAAATAAGCCATAAGCGATGTTTTATAACAGCTTTTTCTAAGTAAAGCATAGGTAAAAGTAAATAATTCAtaattggatatatatttttgaattattatcaGTTTTTATTAGAATAGTTCACAAAAATTTATATTACAAAGGGGCACAAAGAAACTAGGACATGAtggatatattatttatttggttatGGTTTGGTACTTATATACATGTACTGAAACATATTGAATTttgcactttattttctttcaagattattttattttagggacagAGAACATAAGCACATATGGgggtgtgaggaggggcagaaacagggggagagagaatctcaaatgcgatcccatgctcagtgtggagccagatggggggtgctctatcccatgaccctgagatcataacctgggctgaaatcaagaattggatgcctaactgactgagacactcaggcatcccaaattttgCACTCTAATTATGTATGGTTTGTCAATTGTACACCActaaagttgtaaaaaaaaaaaaaagtcaatgaccAGTACACTTAAAATGTGTGACTATTGCTTCATTTAAATTATGACCCGTAAATgtaaaaagatcaagaaaaatgagacctctagcttttcttcttatttttagcCCTCATTCTCCCAGTTTATGTCACAGTAATAATAACATATATTCAAATATGTGCCTTCAAGTTTGAAGAGTGAAATGTtcagatattatatataattatagattcacatttAATTATAGAACTTGCGAGTTCTCTATGGTTACAGAAAAAAGCGTAACAATGTCAGTGATACCATGGTCTTTGTGGCATATCCTGACTAAACCCAACTCGAAAATTACTGTTGTCATTACAAGATTGCAATTACCTACATTTtcactttctaaataaaatttatatattttctaaagattttattgacttattcatgagagacacagagagagaggcagagataaacagagggagaagcaggctccttgaaggaagCCTGAAGCAacacttgatcctaggaccccaggatcatgacctgatccaaaggcaggtgctcaacaactaagccacctaggtacccctaaaATTTATACCTGAAATActaatttaatttctataaacacttttctttaaaatgaattgttTATAGTCAAAGTATCCCTTTACTTGACAAAAACAactactttcttatttcttaaaaattatttttcttctcctttaattatatatatatacttatatatattttcttctcctttaaaaatatatttacatatatatacaaatacatatcatttaacatatactatatatacacatacatacagagagCAAGTTATTTTAATCTAGAAGTatggtggtggtgtttttgttttgtttttttttttaatttgtttttctttaagtttgatttgccaacataaggtataaaacccagtgctaatcccatcaagtaccttgctcagggcccatcacccagttactccaaccTCCCACTCACTTCCTCTTCCACAACTCTTtgttaccagagttaggagtctctcatggtttgtttccctctctaatttttcctactcagtgccctcctttcccttataatccctttcactatttcttatattccatatatgagtgaaaccatatgattgttctcctattgacttacttcacttaacatagtaTCCTCCAGTTTCATcaacatcaaagcaaatggtggggattcatcctttctgatggctgagtaatattccattgtatatatataccacttatttatccattcatctgtcaaaggacgtcctggctccttccacagtttggctattgtggacattgctgctatgaacatgtggTGCAGGTGTctggcgtttcactacatctgtatctttggggtaaatatccagtagtgcaattggtgggttgtagggtagctctactcttaattttttgaggaacctccacacatttgttgtttcctgccttgttaattttcactattctaactggtgtggggtggtatatcattgtggttttgatttgtatttccctgatggtaagtgatgcagaacattttctcatgtcccttgttggccatgtgtatgtcttttttggtgaaatttctgtttgtttgtttgttttttgttgttgttgttcatgttttttgcccattttacggttggattttttttccttgggtgttgagtttaataagttatttatagatcttggatactagccctttatctgataggtcatttgcaaatatcttctcccattctgtaggttgtcttttagttttgttgactgtttcttttgctgtgcagaagctttttatcctgattaagtcccaatagttcatttttgcttttgtttcccttgccttcatagatgtatcttgcaaaaagttgctgtggccaagttcaaaaagggtgtttcctgtgttctcctctaggattttgatggatttttgtctcacattgagatctttcatccattttgagttcatctttatgtatggtataagagaatagtctagtttTACTCTTCTGCACGTGGCAGTCCAATTTTTACAccatttattgtctttttccagtaaaattcttttctgttttgtcgAATTTTAGTTGACCAGAGTTGAGtgaccatttctgggttctctattctgttccattgatctatgtgtctgtttttgtgccagtaccacagggtcttgatgatcacaactttgtaatacagcCTGAAatcagcattgtgatgccccggctctggttttctttttcaatattcccctggctattcagagtcttttctgattccacacaaatcttaagattatttgttccaactctctgaagaaagtccatggtattttgatagggatttcattgaacatgtaaattgccctggatagcatagacattttcacaattttaattcttccaatccatgagcatggaatgtttttcgatatctttgtgtcttcctcaatttatttcagaagtgttctgtagttgggcagccctggtggcctggtAGTTTgacgccacctttggcccagggtgttatcctggagacccaggatcgagtccagcgttgggcttcctgcatggagcctgcttgtctccctctccctctgcctgtgtctctgcctctctctctctctctctgtcatgaatgaataaataaaatcttaaaaaaaaagaagtggtctgtagtttttagtgtatagatcctttaccactttggttaggtttattcctaggtatttcatggttttgggtgcaattgtaaatgggattgattccataatttctctttcttcactctcattattagtgtatagaaatgcaaatgatatctgtggattgattttgtatcctgccacactgctgaattgctgtatgagttctagcaatcttggggtggagacttttgggttttctatgtagagtatcatgtcatccatGCAAAGGGAGagattgacttcttctttgccaatttgcatgctttttgttttttgttgttgttgttgttgtctaattgctgaggctaggacatcaagtactatgttgaataacagtggtgagagtggacatccctgttcttgttcctgatcttaggggaaaggctcccagtttttccccattgagaatgatatccactgtgggcttttcataaatggcttgaAGATATTGAggagtgttccctctatccctcactttgaagagttttaatcaggaatggatgccatattttgtcaaatgctttctctgcatctattgagaggatcatatggttctttttttttctcttgttgatgtggtCTATCATGtggattgttttacaagtgttgaaacACCCTTGCATTCTAgagataaatctcacttggtcatgattaataatcctcttaatgtagtattggatcttattggctagtatcttggtgagaatttttgcatccatgttcatcagggatattgatatGTAATTCTTTTGGTGggctctttgtctggttttggaattaatgtAATGCCggactcataaaatgagtttggaagtattccatccctttctatcctctggaacagctttagtagaataggtattgtttcttctttaaacatttgatagaattcccctgggaagccatctggccttggacttttgtgtcttggggggggttttgatgacttcttcaatttccCAATGAGGGTATCAACCTGTTcagattctctatttcttcctttttcagttttgagaatttgtggttttccagaaatgtccatttcttctagattgcctaaggTTGGCATATATCTCTCCATAATatgtttaaaatcctttgtatttctttggtattggttgtgagcTATCCtcttccattcatgattttattaatttgagtctttttttttcttttttaataagattggctaggggtttatctatcttattaattctttcaaaaaaccaactcctggttttgatgatatgttctacagttcttctagtctctatttcattgagttctgataataatctcttttcttctgctgggtgtaggctttacttgcttcttcagttcctttagctacaaggttagcttgtgtatttgagttttttccaattttttgaaggcTTGTATTGCAATTGGAGGTCCCTCTTAGGaacacttttgctgtatcccaaagattttgaacggttgtattttcattttcattcgtttccatgaatcttttaaattcttctctaatttcctggttgacccattcatcttttagtgggatgctctttaacctccatgtgtttgagtttcttccaaatttcttcttgtgcttgaattctagtttcaaagcattgtggtctgaaaatatgcaggggacaatcccaatattttggtattggttgagacctgatttgtgacccagtatgtggtctattctggagaaggttccatgtgcacctgagaagaatttgtattcagttgcattcagatggaaagttctgtatatatctgtggaGTCTAtttggtctagtgtatcattcaaggcccttgtttctttggagatgttgtgcttataatatctgtcatttgctaaaagtgccatgttgaagtctcctagtGTCATATATTATTATCAAAGCATCTCCttcctttggttattaattgatatacttggccaCTCCCATcaaggggcataaatattcatgattgttaggtcttcttgttggatagatgctttaagtatgatagagtatccctcttcatctcttactacagtctttgggataaactttagtttatctgatatggggatggctacccttgctttcttttgaggaccatttgaatggcaaattgttctccaccccttcattttcaggctggaggtgtctttaggtctaaaatgagtctcttgtagatagcatatacATGGGGCTTGCCTTTTTATCAAGTCAAATACcatgcatcttttgatgggatcatttagcccattcacattcagagttactattgaaagatatgagtttagtgtcatcataatacctattcaggccctgtttttgtggattgtgtctttgggctccctctttcttttacagggaccccttaatatttctttcagagccAGTTTTGTGGTcacttattctttcagtttctgcctatcttggaagctctttatctctccttctcttctgaatgacagccttgctagataaagtattcttggctgcatgttcttctcatttaggagccttaatatatcttgccagccctttctgggctgccaggtctctgtggagaggtctgctgttaatctggtATTTCTCCCTATGTAAGTTAAGGATCTCTTGTCtcctgctttaagaattttctctttatcttgaaatttgcaagtttcactattaaatgttgaggtgttgcattttttttttaattttttgggggaacctctctatctcttggatctgaatgcctatttccttctccagatttggGATGCTTCCAGCTATgctttgttcaaatatacttctggtcctctttctctttcagcctcttctggaatcccaattagatgtatattcttcctcttcaaatgataatttttttccctaagacttTCCTCATGGGCCcctaattgttttctcttttttccctcagcttccttccttaccatcaacttgtcttttatgtcactcactctctcctccACCTCACTAACCCTAGCAGTGAgcacatccagtttggattgcatctcatttaatctatttttaattttgacctgattCGATTTTCAATTCGACAGTAACGAAGTCTCTAgtgtccattattttttttttttcagagccaagCTTTTTGTCagagctttataattgtacttctgaattgaatttctgacattgtattgacatccaaattctgtaactctggcaGAAAGTATCAtttccaattctttctttttggtgaaTTCATCCTTCTAGTCactttgtccagtgcagagtggttCATGAGTGGGCTGATTCAAAAATATCCACCATGACCTCAGTAAAATACACGCtggatgattctgaagaggtcagagaccagaaaaaaaaaagaaaaagaacagaacaaaataaaacaaaaggatcacTTAggtggaaaacaaattttaaaataaagtagtaaaaataaaaatcaaaaaatcaaaaacaaagcagaaaaaaagaaaaagaaaaaaatagtaaagaaaagaCGGAAAAAAgtggggggatggtggtggtgaggaagtggtagtggagggagaaggtaatctacctgaggggtcctagagagTGATCCTCTcagttctgagtgtattttgttctgtatgttagaagatgttcaatcccaaatttatataaaccagcaatacttatataaagtcccaacattgaccacaaaaacataaacaagataaaagaggggtcCAGAAtcggaaggaagagagaatatactcttgcagaatgaaccagcatggtgttccacttggttctgggtgtatattggtcatgttttagaatatactaacttccaccattgtaaaacaaaatgaggcagaaaaaataaaaaacaaaaaacaaatacccgTATCTCATATaactaccaaaattaaattagatacaTTGAAGGGAatgcagaaacaaaaaatatatctaagacatgtaattgtagagatatgaaagtcaaaaaggcaaaaacttaaaaatgaagagctggtaaaatattgtagtggaggtgagagaagaaaaaaatattggaaaattttaatctgaaagaaaatgactcttaatggaaaaagtaaaaaaaaaaaaaaaaaaaagaaaagaaaaaagaaaaaagaaaaaaaggaccctctagttctatatcccctcagtcctggagctttccagcgctggtcggtccagaacttgctcttcccgtctttccagctggtcttctgggggaggggttgctgtgctgactctcaggtgtgtgtgcctgggggagctgccccgccccccgccaggtgctgggctcagtgggagctgtttaccccgtaAGGCCTATgctccctggggccctgcccctcccaggcacagggtgacaccagaaggaacaacaacactggcggcggccagctctccagctctggagtcagcccccgcaactgcagtaactactgcagctcccagtctgcaggagCCTAatgctcctggggtgggggtcgctgacctgcacagctcggggctcCGAGAGGCAGGAGCATGCTcccatcctgtgccctcctggcctctgcctgtctcggggagagcgccggatcctgggctgtgtccccgagCGCCCTGGACTCCAGGGCCTGCGCCGCTGTAATCGCGCTCCCTGGCAGGGCAAGAAGGGAAAGAGTCCAGCCACCACCTCCGGCAGCCAGCCTCTGCGGTAAAGGCAGCTCGGAAGCCGCCCGCCTGaccgactggcttctcccaaatgccgcCAAGGGCTGTGGCGCTCCAGCTCTGTACGGTGTGGGCCGGGGTGTGTGGTGCGCTTTCCACCGGGCGCCTCTCCTCTTAtagttgtgcccaagattgcgaatcggagaaaccaccgaggagcccaCACGggtgcaaacacacgagggtttatttacaagctcgagcttgggtccaagtgtacccgacacagcggagcagggacttggaccccgagactaagagacgtagcagctttataggggccagcggccaatgggatacacagaaagttgcacagtcatgtgggtccacacgcaggtggccaactGAATTACATCTTActctatagtatccatttgagctggcctattactttggtcagaattggcgcgctgttttggcgggcacaaggtggggttacattgttatgagccgatttcggattagggtgtgcccagcggctcgACTAGGgcggggcagcgccttaagcaataagcaggttatgtggAGGTCATAGGGGAGGTGgtgggtgtagcacaaaatggaatcagtcctgctctgcttgtccaggggtaggggatttttgttaaatttcctgggccCCACAATAGTGACTCCGGGAACCTACCTTGAGGCTTCCCTGCACCTCCTGCGattctgcctatgtccctgctgagcacttttctgTCAGGGAAAACTCCAGCGTGGATTTTAAAGTTCtcgcttctccagggctgggctttcctgccccgGAGGCTCTCACTGCTCCACTTTAGCCCTGCCAGTCACGGTTCCCtcccccattttattcttttttattttattttatttttttgccttcctactttgttagaagcgaaaaattctctctgtagcgttctaGCCGTTCTCTCtgtaaatctcaggtcaaatccgtaggtgttcaggatgttttgaaaggtATCTTGGTAAATTTGTGGGGCCAGGTgggttgaggacccctactcttggTCCTcatgtttcaaaaagaaaaataatattgggAAGAAAATTTCAGCAGAGTtacaacataataataaaatttcatattcttattGTCTTTTACATCCATATTCATCTTGATAACTGATGTAAAAAATACATCACTGAATAAGTGtattatcttaaattttataaacCTATATTTGAACTCAGTGTTTCTTGCCTATGACCCTCAAAACCTCTCAGAAGTATATTACTGATATTAAACTTTTCTGAATCTCTTAAATTTGAAAGTGTAATAGCAGTGCTTGCATAATCACTAAGCACTTCAGTCTAACATTAAACTTATCTTGTATTCTAGGTTATATCATCCACTcatatggcttaaaaaaaaaacatgtatatactAATGACTGGGAAATATATAACtccaattgacttttttttccatgAACTCCAGGCTAAATTAACCAATCAACAACATAATATCCCCACCAAGATACCTTGTTTAAACATTTGCTTTGTGTAATGTTAAAGATTtacaaaaatgtgttaaaaaatgtctagaaatttcaaaataagtatttttaaagtgtaaaactTACCTGTTACAAACAcagaaatatatcaaataatttaaaaatcaagttacaaAGCAAAACATACCCAGTGATTCCGTTATTGCAAATAGAATTACACACATTCACAATCGGAAATAGGAAACACAATTTAAAGGCCTCCCAGATGCATAACAAATAGGTAAGGATGCTTACCTATGGGATATGGAATGACATTAGGGATTTTAGCAACTcagcttttaaaattgttttctaaaacttATAAAcatgaagttaaaatattttgagagggaAACAGTACAGATTTTCAGATATCTTGGCACTTAAGTGCAAAGCCTATGACTAATAATGTATgctggtagggatccctgggtggcgcagcggtttggcacctgcctttggcccagggcacgatcctggagacccaggatcgaatcccacatcgggctcctggtgcatggagcctgcttctccctctgcctgtgtctctgcctctctctctctctgtgactatcataaataaatacaaatttcaaaaaataatatatgctgGTATAATGTGTAGATTTTGATTACTCACTTGCTCCTTTTTCCTGGGCACAGCAATTGATTACACTTCAATAATATGTGGTCAATTGGCTAAGCAATAAAaaagttcagtgatttttttctttttattttttttctcatttataattttaatcgAAGCATTGCTATTCATTGTTACTTAACTCTTTCTTATAAGCACCAAATTTTAATATCTAGGTCAACTTTTTGGGAAAGAAACACATCAAAGAACTTCCCTCCAGAATAAAACAATGATACTCATTCCTTCAAATAACCGAATTTGAAGTctactgaaacaaaacaaaaaagccccccccctgcaaacacacacacacagaaaagtaacaaaaatcaCATTCTAGGGGTTCAGTGCATTTAGCAGCCTCCACTGTGCTGTCTAATCATCCTTCAGCtgactttcaaaaaaattaacaccCCAGGGcatcaaaatatacattttccatttgctttgtttaaattaaaaataataattaaaaaaagaaaacttgaagggATTCACAATCAATTGCGCGATTCATTTCGATGTCACCTATAGCATGTGAAGGTCAGGAAGGCTATTCGCAGCACACATTGGTCTTCAAGGTTTAGCTTTCTTCCAAACAGTGTAAAATACCCACAATTCCAAGTATGAGGGAACACAGACGATCTCCTTTGAGAATTCCACAGGACAATAGAGGCGGCCCAGCTGTTCTTCATACAGCGACAAGGCTTCCGTCAAATTCGCACAGTTACCCTGTGTAAAGTATTCCCCATCCTGTTTCAGTACTCTCATTGAGAGGTCAAGAATCAGTCTGAGAAACTCCCATGTGGAATCTTCTTCCGGGGACGTGGAGATGGGGACCGCTGTCAAATCATTGATCACATAATCAAACTCTCTCCGTTGCTCGGCGTACCTCCCCAGTACCGGGATACAGTCTTCTATCAGAACCTGATAGCAGTCTCCCTTAAGGTCGTCTAAGACGTCGCCCCATGTTTTCCGCATGTATTTCTTACACCCATCAATCACCATTTGGTCGATCTCTACCATAGTGACCATCTTGGTTTCAGTTTGACTATTTCACATAATATGCCCCCATCCCCACCGCCGAGAATCAGTACATCTTTGCCACCGTAGTCTTCTTTTCCGCTGCCCGTGATGGCCTGGGTGGACGCCAGATCACTCTCCGCCAGATTAACATCCCCACTGAGGACGAGGATATTTCCAAACTGCTTCGAGTGTAGAATCTTAATGTTCTGATACGGTGAATCTTCATCGTACACCACTTCGTCCATGTCCTACTCCACCAGGCGGCCGTCGGCAGCGGGCCAGTATCTGTCGACGGCCCCTCCTCGAACTATGGGCGGTAATCGCTTCACCCGCCCAGTACCGTCCTCACTCAATTCTTTCAGTCCTTCTTCGACTTTGTTCAAAAGACTGTCAACTTCTTGGCCTTGAGAATCACCATCGCAGCTCTGAAGATCCAACAGCACCAGTCCACGTGGGTAAATTCTCAAATTGGCAAAGCCGCCATTTTTGTTTACGTAGGTCGCTAGATAACCATGGTCTGGCCAGGTGTGCACCGACTCCGTCATCCCTTGCTCCTGGAAAACGCACCGGAGGCCTTTTAGAATGGTCTCGCCATCAGCTCGGGCCCCGAGCTGGAAGTCGAGCGTGCTGCGCCGCGCTGCTGCCATAGCAAGGCGAGGCCCCGGGCTGCGgcctgcggggaggggaggggagggggggggcggtgcgcgggcggccgggcgaggaggtgggaggggccaagggagcgcggggcggggccgggggcggggccggggcggggccggggcggggccggggcggggccgggctcgCCTCCAGGAGGGAGGAAGCGAGGATGCCTGCTGCCCCGACCTCCCAGAGCTCTTTTTTCAAGGAGACAATAAACTCAGAATTAACTTTAAAAGTTAAGTTAAAGTTCAcactgtccaataaataaataagtaaataattaattaataaataaataagattaaatgaaataaaataaaataataaaataaaataaattaaaataaaatataatagttcACACTGTCaaagaaaagacaggaagatGGTGGTAGAGTAGGAGGAACCTAGGCTTGCCTCATCCTACCAGTACAGCTAGGTAACTATCAAAGTATCCTAAATACCCAAGAAACTGACCTGAAGACTGTGGAAGATGTTGTACAGCTAAAACTAAAAGTTAGAGGAAAGGACACAtcaaagaaagtagaaagttCAGAGACACAGATTGTGAAAGAAACTGATTGTGGCTATTGTGGTGGGGAGGaaatcccagagagagagagactagaaCATAGGAGAATGCATCAGGAAAATAAACCCCCCACAGCAATTGACTTGGAAAGTGAGAAGGGGTTCAAATTTCATGACTTCAGGCAACCAGTAGGGCTTAAagtctggagttttaaaggttGGCAGGATAGGCTGCAACTCTCTAAGGCACTACACTTGCTCttagagagaaggcaggcaaacaactcAAGGACACTAGGTTGGAAACAGCGAACTGAAGGGTACCTGGAGCACACAGTAAGGAGATTATTTGCTGATCTCAGAGCACATCCCAGAAAGACAGCATACCagagatcatctaaacagaaaatccaTGACActtggctcaggcagttaagtgtctgactcaggtcatgatctcagagtcctgggattgagctctgcgttgggcttcctgctcagtggggtatctgcttcaatctctctcctgtccttcctctagttcatgcatgctctctttctctctcttgaaataaataaataaaatctttaaaaggggagaaaaaaggaaattcacaaggtaacagtggctttgaatgacataccaAACCAGAgagatttaacagatatattcagaacattccatcctaaaacagcagaatacatattcttttcaagtgcacatggaatattctccagaatagatcacaaaaGAAGCTTCAAAAAATTCAAGAAGATGGAAGTTATActgtgcatcttttctgaccactaCTCTATGAAACTAGACATCTATCAAAGAAAAAATCTGGGAGTagcataaatacatggaggttaaacaacatgctact
This DNA window, taken from Canis lupus familiaris isolate Mischka breed German Shepherd chromosome 22, alternate assembly UU_Cfam_GSD_1.0, whole genome shotgun sequence, encodes the following:
- the LOC100685416 gene encoding LOW QUALITY PROTEIN: spermine synthase-like isoform X1 (The sequence of the model RefSeq protein was modified relative to this genomic sequence to represent the inferred CDS: inserted 1 base in 1 codon; substituted 1 base at 1 genomic stop codon), with product MAAARRSTLDFQLGARADGETILKGLRCVFQEQGMTESVHTWPDHGYLATYVNKNGGFANLRIYPRGLVLLDLQSCDGDSQGQEVDSLLNKVEEGLKELSEDGTGRVKRLPPIVRGGAVDRYWPAADGRLVEXDMDEVVYDEDSPYQNIKILHSKQFGNILVLSGDVNLAESDLASTQAITGSGKEDYGGKDVLILGGGDGGILCEIVKLKPXMVTMVEIDQMVIDGCKKYMRKTWGDVLDDLKGDCYQVLIEDCIPVLGRYAEQRREFDYVINDLTAVPISTSPEEDSTWEFLRLILDLSMRVLKQDGEYFTQGNCANLTEALSLYEEQLGRLYCPVEFSKEIVCVPSYLELWVFYTVWKKAKP